Proteins from one Chitinophaga oryzae genomic window:
- a CDS encoding hydrogen peroxide-inducible genes activator, whose amino-acid sequence MTTVQLEYIVAVDTYRSFVIAAEKCFVTQPTLSMQIQKLEDELGIKLFDRSKLPVVPTEIGIAVVAQARIILKENARIREIIADQKKEVQGNLKVGIIPTLAPYLLPRILTGFMKKYPKVKLEIWEYPTEQIIQQLKQELLDCGLLATPLHNPHLEEHPLFYESFVVYAAKSNPLYEKKIVRAEELELKDVWLLNEGHCMRNQVLNICKDKFTMGEHKNLEYNTGSVETLKRMVDLNEGYTILPELSLQDLSSRQLNMVRYFKAPEPVREISLVTHRHFIKKALIEAFKKEILAHVPEKTKVQKNKKIIEIDM is encoded by the coding sequence ATGACAACGGTTCAATTGGAGTACATTGTTGCGGTAGACACTTACCGCAGCTTTGTGATAGCGGCGGAAAAATGCTTCGTAACCCAGCCCACGCTGAGCATGCAGATACAAAAACTGGAAGATGAGCTGGGCATTAAATTATTTGACCGCAGTAAACTGCCTGTGGTACCCACCGAAATCGGTATTGCAGTAGTAGCGCAGGCAAGGATTATCCTGAAAGAAAACGCCCGTATCCGGGAAATTATCGCCGACCAGAAAAAGGAAGTACAGGGCAACCTGAAAGTGGGCATCATCCCGACCCTTGCGCCTTACCTTCTCCCTCGTATCCTGACGGGCTTCATGAAAAAATATCCGAAGGTAAAGCTGGAAATATGGGAGTATCCTACAGAGCAGATCATTCAGCAACTGAAGCAGGAACTGCTGGATTGCGGCCTGCTGGCCACGCCGCTGCATAATCCGCACCTGGAGGAACATCCGTTGTTTTATGAATCGTTTGTCGTATATGCCGCTAAAAGCAACCCGCTGTATGAAAAGAAAATCGTGCGGGCCGAAGAGCTGGAACTCAAGGATGTGTGGCTGCTCAATGAAGGGCACTGTATGCGCAACCAGGTGCTGAACATCTGCAAGGACAAGTTTACCATGGGTGAGCATAAGAACCTTGAGTACAATACCGGCAGCGTGGAAACACTCAAGCGGATGGTAGACCTCAACGAAGGTTATACCATTTTACCGGAACTGTCTTTACAGGACCTGAGCAGCCGCCAGCTGAATATGGTCCGTTACTTTAAAGCGCCGGAGCCGGTAAGGGAAATCAGCCTGGTCACCCATCGCCATTTTATTAAAAAGGCGCTGATAGAAGCTTTTAAAAAGGAAATCCTGGCACATGTGCCGGAGAAAACCAAGGTGCAGAAGAACAAAAAGATTATTGAGATAGACATGTAG
- a CDS encoding M48 family metallopeptidase, producing the protein MKKIALIFTAGVGLLAACSRVPITGRSQLNLLPESTMQSMALQEYQSFLSSNKVVSQSTNKDAEMVKRVGQRIAAAVTAYMNQNNMGNQIADYKWEFNLVDSKEVNAWCMPGGKVVVYTGLLPVTQNETALACVMGHEIAHAIARHGNERMSQGLVAQGIQVAGSVALGKNPTAVNLFNQAFGVGGNLGIMAFSRQNELEADHLGVIFMAMAGYNPQESIPFWQRMANMSQGQKPPEFMSTHPSDARRVQQLQQLMPEAMKYYRPR; encoded by the coding sequence ATGAAAAAGATCGCACTTATCTTTACTGCCGGCGTCGGGCTGTTAGCAGCGTGTTCACGCGTACCTATAACAGGCCGCAGCCAGTTAAACCTGCTCCCCGAAAGCACCATGCAATCCATGGCCCTCCAGGAATATCAGTCATTTCTCTCTTCCAACAAGGTAGTGTCGCAAAGCACCAATAAGGACGCGGAAATGGTGAAAAGAGTGGGACAACGGATTGCCGCCGCCGTTACTGCCTACATGAACCAGAATAATATGGGCAACCAGATAGCGGACTATAAATGGGAATTCAACCTGGTGGACAGTAAAGAAGTGAACGCCTGGTGTATGCCGGGTGGTAAAGTAGTCGTATACACCGGACTGCTGCCCGTAACCCAGAATGAAACGGCTTTAGCCTGCGTAATGGGACACGAAATCGCCCACGCCATCGCCCGTCACGGTAACGAACGTATGAGCCAGGGACTGGTGGCGCAAGGCATCCAGGTGGCAGGCTCCGTAGCCCTGGGTAAAAACCCTACTGCCGTTAACCTGTTCAACCAGGCTTTCGGCGTAGGCGGTAACCTCGGCATCATGGCTTTCTCCCGCCAGAACGAACTGGAAGCAGATCACCTCGGTGTGATATTCATGGCCATGGCCGGTTACAACCCGCAGGAGTCCATTCCCTTCTGGCAACGCATGGCCAACATGAGCCAGGGCCAGAAACCACCCGAATTCATGAGCACCCACCCCAGCGACGCCAGACGCGTACAACAGCTTCAGCAACTAATGCCGGAAGCCATGAAATACTACAGGCCCAGATAA
- the plsY gene encoding glycerol-3-phosphate 1-O-acyltransferase PlsY yields MTEILLLFCAYLIGSVPTAVWVSKGVFGMDIREYGSGNAGATNTFRVLGPKAGTFVMVVDMLKGVLAVRLAYLVSYYHDPEHLTQLVNLQIGLGLAAVVGHIFPVWANFRGGKGIATLFGLVLAIQPVVALCCVGVFLMILFLTRYVSLSSIIASIAFPVLILYIFNEPEIYYRIFAIAVALMVVLTHQKNITRLLKGNESKVPLFRNRKEKH; encoded by the coding sequence ATGACAGAAATTTTATTGCTTTTTTGTGCTTATCTGATCGGTTCTGTACCTACGGCTGTATGGGTAAGTAAAGGCGTTTTCGGGATGGACATCAGGGAATATGGCAGCGGCAATGCCGGTGCTACCAATACATTCCGGGTACTGGGCCCCAAAGCAGGAACTTTTGTGATGGTAGTAGACATGTTGAAAGGTGTACTGGCGGTACGGTTAGCGTACCTCGTTTCCTACTATCATGATCCCGAGCATCTGACACAGCTGGTAAACCTCCAGATCGGACTGGGCCTGGCTGCCGTGGTAGGGCATATTTTCCCTGTCTGGGCCAATTTCCGGGGCGGTAAAGGCATCGCTACGCTGTTCGGCCTGGTACTGGCCATCCAGCCGGTAGTAGCCCTGTGCTGCGTCGGCGTATTTTTAATGATCCTGTTCCTGACACGTTATGTGTCCTTAAGTTCTATCATCGCCAGCATCGCATTTCCTGTCCTCATCCTGTATATCTTTAATGAACCTGAAATATACTACCGCATTTTTGCCATCGCCGTGGCACTGATGGTAGTGTTAACACATCAGAAAAACATCACCCGTCTGTTGAAAGGTAACGAGAGCAAAGTACCGTTGTTCAGGAACAGAAAGGAAAAACACTAA